The Marivirga tractuosa DSM 4126 genome contains the following window.
TAGAATTGAATAAAAGTGCAATGATGAATTATCAAGGTGTTGGAGCTGCTCAGTTTGTAGTTGGAATCCCCCTAATTTTAGGCCCAATAGCTGTTTATACTCCCTTTTCTTTACTTTGGAATAACCATATTGGGATTTTAGCTATCGCAATAGCAGGTCTAATTGGCTTGATATTTAGAAAAGCTTTTTTCAATGCCATTGCAAAAAAGCTTAAAAAAGATAAATATAAACTTATTCACGATTTAACCATTTAGAACAGTGATCAATATAAACAACCTTAAAAAAAGTTACAAAAACAATACAGTTTTAAACATACCAGAAGCCGAAATACCTACAGGTCAATCGTTTGGGTTAGTTGGCAATAATGGAGCAGGAAAAACCACACTATTGAGAATCATGCTAGATTTAATACGCCCCACTGATGGAGAAGTATTAATTGAAGAGAAAGCTGTAAACAAAAGTGAAGAATGGAAAAGTTTTACTGGTTCCTTTATAGATGAAAAATTTCTTATTAATTATTTAACTCCCGAAGAATATTTTCAATTTATTTCAAAAATAAGAGGAGTAAGCAAAGGAGACCTTGAACAACATCTAAAGTTGTTTCAAGCACTTTTTAACGATGAAATTTTCGGGAAGAAGAAGTACATTCGGGACTTATCAAAAGGAAATAAAAAGAAGCTTGGAGTTGCTGCAGCTTTATTGGGAGATCCCAAGCTGGTTTTGCTAGATGAACCATTTGAAAATTTGGATCCTACTAGTCAAATCCGACTAAAGAAAATTATACAGCAGTTCAGAGCTGATGATTCAGTTACTTTCATAATTTCTAGCCATGACCTCAATCATGTTACTGAAATTTGCGAGCGCATTGTGATTTTGGACAAAGGTGAAATTGTAAAAGATATTGAAGTGACAGAACGCACTTTGCAGGAACTCACAGAGTATTTTGGGGAAAATGTTTAAAGTCTTACAATAATTTTCAAACTCTTAG
Protein-coding sequences here:
- a CDS encoding ABC transporter ATP-binding protein, with protein sequence MININNLKKSYKNNTVLNIPEAEIPTGQSFGLVGNNGAGKTTLLRIMLDLIRPTDGEVLIEEKAVNKSEEWKSFTGSFIDEKFLINYLTPEEYFQFISKIRGVSKGDLEQHLKLFQALFNDEIFGKKKYIRDLSKGNKKKLGVAAALLGDPKLVLLDEPFENLDPTSQIRLKKIIQQFRADDSVTFIISSHDLNHVTEICERIVILDKGEIVKDIEVTERTLQELTEYFGENV